One genomic region from Esox lucius isolate fEsoLuc1 chromosome 24, fEsoLuc1.pri, whole genome shotgun sequence encodes:
- the epoa gene encoding erythropoietin isoform X2 → MGNRRAKGRNGEDPVRDYVDSDMEAPRLLTLLLMLLEWTRPGRASPLRPICDLRVLKHFIEEAKDAEAAMLTCKEGCGLPEPVTVPQTKVDFNVWERKNAPEQAKEVQSGLWLLSQAVGSLRGSVTDATLHSHIDNSLRNIFSIGQVLRSLNFQEYPPPGVGVSGAETWRVSSASELLQVHVNFLRGKVHLLLSNAAVCQQGGS, encoded by the exons ATGGGCAATAGACGGGCCAAGGGGAGAAACGGCGAGGATCCTGTGAGGGATTATGTGGATTCCGATATGGAGGCACCCA gactcTTAACCTTGCTGCTGATGCTGTTGGAGTGGACAAGACCAGGCCGAGCTTCCCCCCTGCGACCTATCTGCGACCTGCGGGTCCTAAAACACTTCATTGAGGAGGCCAAAGACGCTGAGGCAGCCATG ctgACATGTAAAGAAGGATGTGGGCTCCCAGAGCCCGTCACTGTTCCCCAAACCAAAGTAGACTTCAATGTCTGGGAGAGGAAAAAT GCACCGGAGCAAGCTAAGGAGGTGCAGTCGGGTCTGTGGCTGTTGAGCCAGGCCGTGGGCTCCCTACGAGGCTCCGTCACCGACGCGACGCTGCACAGCCACATAGACAACAGCCTCCGAAACATCTTCAGCATCGGACAGGTGCTGCGCAGCCTCAACTTCCAG GAGTACCCCCCTCCAGGAGTGGGAGTGTCTGGAGCAGAGACATGGAGGGTGTCGTCTGCGTCGGAGCTCCTCCAGGTCCATGTCAACTTCCTGCGAGGAAAGGTGCACCTGTTGCTGTCCAACGCAGCCGTCTGCCAACAGGGTGGAAGCTGA
- the epoa gene encoding erythropoietin isoform X1 → MGNRRAKGRNGEDPVRDYVDSDMEAPRLLTLLLMLLEWTRPGRASPLRPICDLRVLKHFIEEAKDAEAAMLTCKEGCGLPEPVTVPQTKVDFNVWERKNAPEQAKEVQSGLWLLSQAVGSLRGSVTDATLHSHIDNSLRNIFSIGQVLRSLNFQVFLRAPCQEYPPPGVGVSGAETWRVSSASELLQVHVNFLRGKVHLLLSNAAVCQQGGS, encoded by the exons ATGGGCAATAGACGGGCCAAGGGGAGAAACGGCGAGGATCCTGTGAGGGATTATGTGGATTCCGATATGGAGGCACCCA gactcTTAACCTTGCTGCTGATGCTGTTGGAGTGGACAAGACCAGGCCGAGCTTCCCCCCTGCGACCTATCTGCGACCTGCGGGTCCTAAAACACTTCATTGAGGAGGCCAAAGACGCTGAGGCAGCCATG ctgACATGTAAAGAAGGATGTGGGCTCCCAGAGCCCGTCACTGTTCCCCAAACCAAAGTAGACTTCAATGTCTGGGAGAGGAAAAAT GCACCGGAGCAAGCTAAGGAGGTGCAGTCGGGTCTGTGGCTGTTGAGCCAGGCCGTGGGCTCCCTACGAGGCTCCGTCACCGACGCGACGCTGCACAGCCACATAGACAACAGCCTCCGAAACATCTTCAGCATCGGACAGGTGCTGCGCAGCCTCAACTTCCAG GTGTTTCTTCGGGCTCCCTGTCAGGAGTACCCCCCTCCAGGAGTGGGAGTGTCTGGAGCAGAGACATGGAGGGTGTCGTCTGCGTCGGAGCTCCTCCAGGTCCATGTCAACTTCCTGCGAGGAAAGGTGCACCTGTTGCTGTCCAACGCAGCCGTCTGCCAACAGGGTGGAAGCTGA
- the epoa gene encoding erythropoietin isoform X3: MLHISRGLLTLLLMLLEWTRPGRASPLRPICDLRVLKHFIEEAKDAEAAMLTCKEGCGLPEPVTVPQTKVDFNVWERKNAPEQAKEVQSGLWLLSQAVGSLRGSVTDATLHSHIDNSLRNIFSIGQVLRSLNFQVFLRAPCQEYPPPGVGVSGAETWRVSSASELLQVHVNFLRGKVHLLLSNAAVCQQGGS; this comes from the exons ATGTTACACATTTCAAGAG gactcTTAACCTTGCTGCTGATGCTGTTGGAGTGGACAAGACCAGGCCGAGCTTCCCCCCTGCGACCTATCTGCGACCTGCGGGTCCTAAAACACTTCATTGAGGAGGCCAAAGACGCTGAGGCAGCCATG ctgACATGTAAAGAAGGATGTGGGCTCCCAGAGCCCGTCACTGTTCCCCAAACCAAAGTAGACTTCAATGTCTGGGAGAGGAAAAAT GCACCGGAGCAAGCTAAGGAGGTGCAGTCGGGTCTGTGGCTGTTGAGCCAGGCCGTGGGCTCCCTACGAGGCTCCGTCACCGACGCGACGCTGCACAGCCACATAGACAACAGCCTCCGAAACATCTTCAGCATCGGACAGGTGCTGCGCAGCCTCAACTTCCAG GTGTTTCTTCGGGCTCCCTGTCAGGAGTACCCCCCTCCAGGAGTGGGAGTGTCTGGAGCAGAGACATGGAGGGTGTCGTCTGCGTCGGAGCTCCTCCAGGTCCATGTCAACTTCCTGCGAGGAAAGGTGCACCTGTTGCTGTCCAACGCAGCCGTCTGCCAACAGGGTGGAAGCTGA